The following are from one region of the Hyla sarda isolate aHylSar1 chromosome 6, aHylSar1.hap1, whole genome shotgun sequence genome:
- the EXOSC6 gene encoding exosome complex component MTR3 — protein MPGDSRRVRGPEESQSPLLYALPEQPHVGRTGRGAGEPRAVFVRAGLLSQAAGSAYIEAGGTKVLCAVSGPREWGGMGGEHRGRLMCDLRWAPFSRAGAWSSSAAPNRQAGLLLQESLESAVRLERYPRAELAVWALVLEDRGSALPAAVSCASLALADAGIKMYDLVVGAGLSWGLEGGELLLDPDDAEEEAGATMYLSLLPALNQVSGLLCSGEWEGDSSVAALRMCMEGCQRLYPVLQQSLVKATKRKIPAPQPQSG, from the exons ATGCCGGGTGACAGCCGGCGTGTGCGGGGCCCGGAGGAGTCCCAGAGCCCGCTGTTGTACGCCCTGCCCGAACAACCCCATGTAGGGAGGACTGGCCGTGGGGCCGGGGAGCCTCGGGCAGTGTTCGTGCGGGCCGGGCTCCTCAGCCAAGCGGCTGGCTCAGCTTATATAGAGGCGGGAGGCACAAAGGTGCTGTGCGCGGTGTCCGGGCCCCGCGAGTGGGGCGGCATGGGCGGAGAGCACCGTGGCCGGCTCATGTGTGACCTGCGCTGGGCTCCGTTCTCCCGGGCAGGAGCATGGTCGTCCTCTGCGGCTCCTAACCGTCAAGCCGGCCTTTTACTGCAGGAAAGCCTGGAGTCCGCCGTACGACTGGAACGTTACCCGCGGGCGGAGCTGGCGGTGTGGGCGCTGGTGCTGGAGGACCGTGGCTCCGCATTACCCGCAGCCGTGTCCTGCGCCTCGCTAGCCCTAGCGGACGCTGGGATAAAGATGTATGACCTGGTGGTGGGAGCGGGGCTGAGCTGGGGCCTGGAGGGCGGTGAGCTGCTGCTGGACCCCGACGACGCCGAGGAGGAGGCTGGAGCCACCATGTACCTCAGCCTGCTGCCTGCCCTCAACCAG GTCTCTGGCCTCCTATGCAGCGGTGAATGGGAGGGTGACAGCTCTGTGGCGGCCCTGCggatgtgtatggagggctgtcagCGGTTGTATCCAGTACTGCAACAGAGTCTTGTGAAGGCAACAAAGAGGAAGATCCCAGCCCCGCAACCTCAGTCTGGATAA